In the genome of Thermus antranikianii DSM 12462, the window GTGTCCGATGTGGCAGGACGTTCCAACCTCCTGGCCAAGCTTCAGGAGCTGGGGGTGGACCTCTCCAAGGAGGAGGCCAAGCGTCTATTGGATGAGGTCAAGGCCTTGGAATACGAAGGCTACGCCTTCGAGGGGGCGGAGGCCAGCTTCTACCTTCTGGCCCACCGCCTGAAAGGGGGAAGCTTGCCCTTCAGCGTGGAGGGGTTTTCCGTCTTCGTCCACGGCAGTGGCCTGGACACCGCCTGGGCCGAGGCCACGGTGCGGGTCAAGGTGGGCGAGAGCCTCCAGCACACGGCAGCGGAGAGCCCCTTTGGCCCGGTCTCCGCCCTGGACCGGGCTTTCCGCAAGGCGGTGTTGCAGTTTTACCCGGAGCTTTCCGACGTGGAACTCACCGACTACAAGGTGCGCATCCTTTCCGGCCAAGAGGCGGGGACCAACTCCGGGGTACGGGTGATGATCGAGATGAAGCGGGGGGAGGAGCGCTTCGCCACCGTGGGGGCCAGCGAGAACATCCTCGAGGCCTCCTTGAAGGCCCTCACCGACGGTTACGCCTACGCCCTCCTTTACCCGAGCCTCAAGGAGACGGTGCCCAGGGCAGGCTGATCTCGGGGAAGGCCGAGGGGCTTACGGGCTCGGAGGGGGAGAGGAGGCGGATGAACCGGTAGCGTCCCTCCCGGGGCTCCCGGTAGACCTCGAGGAGGTTCTCCTTTAGGTTCACAAGCCATACCTCGGGGATTCCTGCTTCGGCGTAAAGGGGAAGCTTAACCTCCCGGTCAAACTCCAAGGAGGTGTCGGCTACCTCCACGAGCAGAAGAACATCCTCAGGGCGGGGGAGCCGGCCCTCGTAGCGTTCCAAGGGAGGTTGAAGCACCAGGAGATCGGGTTCGGGCTCGGAATCCTCCGAAAGATGAAGGGGGGACTGCACCGCCACCAAGGCCTTGCCTTGGAGAGCCTCCTTCAACATGTGATCGAGGCGCATCACCGCAAGAAAGTGCTTGGGTCCAATCGGGCTCATCTGGTAGACCTCTCCCCTTAGGAGCTCCACCCGGGGGACATCCCGGAAGGCCCGCTCAAATTCCTCCACGCGGAAGCGGTAGCGGGTGGCCATGCCTCCATTATGCCCCTTGGCCCGAGTAGTGCCTTAGCCCCATGCGCCACAAGAGCCGCCAGAGGAGAAGAAAGGCCATGCCCCAGAAGAGCATCACCCAAACCCCCGGGAACAGATCCACCGTTTGCCCGGCCAGGAGGGCTGCGGGCAGGTAGACCAGGTAGGGGAAGGGGGTGAGGAGGGCCAGGGTCCTTAGGGGTTCGGGGAAGACCTCGAGGGGGGCGATGGTGCCGGAGAGGAAGAGGTAGAGGAGGAAGAAGACCTCTTCCACCGAAACCGCCCGCTCCGTGAAGAAGGTGAGCATGGCGGTGGTGTACTGCATCAGGTAGCGGAGCAAAAAGGCCAAAAGGGTGAAAAGGAGCCCTAGGAGAAAGGGGCCAGGTTCGGGCACAAAGCGGGCTTCAGGGAAGAGCCAGAAGAAGAGGAGGGTGAGGAGCACCACGAAGGGCAACCGGGCCAGGCGCTCGGCCACGTGGGCCGCCAGGTGGTCAAAAAAGGGGTCAAGGGGCCTCAGAAGCCGGAAGGAAAGCCGTCCTTCCACCACGTCCCGCTCAAACTCCCACACCACCCAGACCACCGTGGCCTGGCGCACCAGGAAGACCATGAGGAAGTAACGGGCAAACTCCCCTGGGGACAGGGCAAACTCCCCCTCCCTGGCCGCTTCGGTCCAGACCCCTAGGAGGATGAGGGGCAAGGCCCCGGCCAGGGCCCAGAGGAAGAGTTCCGCCCGGTACTCCAGCATGTAGGCCAGGTAGACGGTGAGGAGGGTTTGGGCTTTCCTCATGCTTCCTCCAAGGCCGGGCTCTGGGTCGGCCCCGAAGGGGCGATCTTGTACACCCGGGCGATGACCTCTTCCAAAGGGGGGTCCCGCACCTCGAGGTCCTCCACGGGAAGCCTTTTGAGGATCTCCGCTACCCTTTCCGTAAGCCTCTCCCGGGGCACCAGAAGCCGGGCCTTAAGGCCCTCGAGGTCCCTGACCTCTCCAAAGGCCAGGAAGGCTTCCCTGGGCAGGGGGTAGGCCAGGGTGAGCCCCACCTCCCGGTAGGGGGCGAAGCGTTCCAGAAGCCCTGCCAGGGGTCCATCGTAGAGCAGCCTTCCCTGGTGGATCACCAAGACCCGCTCCGCCAGGGCAGCGATGTCCGCCATGTAATGGCTGGTGAGGAGGACTGTGGCCCCGTAGCGCCGGTTGTACTCCCGGATGAACTCTCGCACCGCCACCTGGGCGTTCACGTCCAGGCCCAGGGTGGGTTCGTCCAGAAAGAGCACCTCCGGGCGGTGGAGAAGGGCCGCCAGGAGCTCGGCCTTCATCCTTTCCCCCAGGGAGAGCTTGCGCACGGGCTGGTGGAGCTTATTCGTTAGGGAGAGCATTTCCGAAAGCTCCGAAACCCGCTTCCGGAACTCCCCTTCGGGGATATCGTAGATGGCGGCGTTGAGGCGGAAGGTGTCCAGGGCGGGCAGGTCCCAGATGAGCTGCTGCTTGTTGCCCATCACCAGGGTGATCTTTTTCAAAAAGGCCTTTTCCCGTCGCCAGGGAATGTGCCCCGCCACCACCGCCTTACCCCGGGTGGGGTGGATCAGGCCGGTGAGCATCTTCAAGGTGGTGGTCTTGCCCGCCCCGTTGGGGCCCAGAAAGCCCACCACCTCGCCCCTTGCGATTTGGAAGTTCACCCCTTCCACCGCCTTCACCGTGCGGTACTGGCGGAAGAGGAAGTGGCGCAGGGTGGCAAGGAGGCTTTCCTCCTTCAAGGCCACCCGGTAGTGCTTGGTGAGGTCCTGGGCAAGGATGATGGGTTCCGCCGACACCCCTATAGTCTACCCTGTGGTCTAATGTTTCCTGTGCGGTACCTGAGGGTTTTCCTCCTTTTCCTTCGCCTCAGCCTGGCGGCGGAGATGGAGTACCGGCTCAACTTCCTCCTGGGCCTTCTCTCCTCGGCCCTGACCCTTCTTGGGGCCCTGTTTGGTCTGGTGCTCCTCTACCAAGGAGGGTACCGGCCCGGAGGGTGGGCCTGGGAGGAGGCGCTTTTGGTCCTGGCGGCCTTCACCCTCCTTCAGGGCCTGGGGGGCACCCTTTTGGCCCCAAACCTCAACAAGATCGTGGAACACGTGCAGCAGGGCACCCTGGACTTCGTCCTTCTGAAGCCCTTGGATCCCCAGTTCTGGCTTTCCTTAAGGGTATTTTCCCC includes:
- a CDS encoding ABC transporter permease gives rise to the protein MRKAQTLLTVYLAYMLEYRAELFLWALAGALPLILLGVWTEAAREGEFALSPGEFARYFLMVFLVRQATVVWVVWEFERDVVEGRLSFRLLRPLDPFFDHLAAHVAERLARLPFVVLLTLLFFWLFPEARFVPEPGPFLLGLLFTLLAFLLRYLMQYTTAMLTFFTERAVSVEEVFFLLYLFLSGTIAPLEVFPEPLRTLALLTPFPYLVYLPAALLAGQTVDLFPGVWVMLFWGMAFLLLWRLLWRMGLRHYSGQGA
- a CDS encoding ABC transporter ATP-binding protein, producing the protein MSAEPIILAQDLTKHYRVALKEESLLATLRHFLFRQYRTVKAVEGVNFQIARGEVVGFLGPNGAGKTTTLKMLTGLIHPTRGKAVVAGHIPWRREKAFLKKITLVMGNKQQLIWDLPALDTFRLNAAIYDIPEGEFRKRVSELSEMLSLTNKLHQPVRKLSLGERMKAELLAALLHRPEVLFLDEPTLGLDVNAQVAVREFIREYNRRYGATVLLTSHYMADIAALAERVLVIHQGRLLYDGPLAGLLERFAPYREVGLTLAYPLPREAFLAFGEVRDLEGLKARLLVPRERLTERVAEILKRLPVEDLEVRDPPLEEVIARVYKIAPSGPTQSPALEEA
- a CDS encoding Uma2 family endonuclease; amino-acid sequence: MATRYRFRVEEFERAFRDVPRVELLRGEVYQMSPIGPKHFLAVMRLDHMLKEALQGKALVAVQSPLHLSEDSEPEPDLLVLQPPLERYEGRLPRPEDVLLLVEVADTSLEFDREVKLPLYAEAGIPEVWLVNLKENLLEVYREPREGRYRFIRLLSPSEPVSPSAFPEISLPWAPSP